A window of Ictidomys tridecemlineatus isolate mIctTri1 chromosome 1, mIctTri1.hap1, whole genome shotgun sequence contains these coding sequences:
- the Prr7 gene encoding proline-rich protein 7, whose amino-acid sequence MVMSQGTYTFLTCFAGFWLIWGLIVLLCCFCSFLRRRLKRRQEERLREQNLRALELEPLELEGSMAGSPPGLAPPPPPHRGRLEAPAHAHPHVHVHPLLHHGPAQPHAHPHSHHHALPHPPPPHLSVPPRPWSYPRQAESDMSKPPCYEEAVLMAEPPPPYSEVLTDTRGLYRKIVTPFLSRRDSAEKQEQPPPSYKPLFLDRGYTSALHLPSAPRPAAPCPALCLQADRGRRVFPSWTDSELSSREPLEHGAWRLPVSIPLFGRTTAV is encoded by the exons ATGGTGATGTCTCAGGGCACCTACACGTTCCTCACGTGCTTCGCCGGCTTCTGGCTCATCTGGGGTCTCATCGTCCTGCTCTGCTGCTTCTGCAGCTTCCTGCGCCGCCGCCTTAAACGGCGCCAGGAGGAGCGACTGCGCGAGCAGAATCTGCGTGCCCTAGAGCTGGAGCCCCTGGAGCTTGAGGGCAGCATGGCTGGGAGTCCCCCGGGCCTGGCGCCACCTCCACCACCGCACCGCGGCCGCCTGGAGGCGCCGGCGCACGCGCACCCGCACGTGCACGTTCACCCGCTGCTGCATCACGGGCCCGCGCAGCCACACGCACACCCGCACTCTCACCATCACGCGCTGCCGCACCCGCCACCGCCGCACCTATCGGTGCCGCCCCGGCCCTGGAGCTATCCGCGCCAAG CAGAATCGGACATGTCCAAGCCACCGTGTTACGAAGAGGCGGTGCTGATGGCCGAGCCGCCGCCGCCCTACAGCGAGGTGCTCACGGACACGCGCGGCCTCTACCGCAAGATCGTCACGCCCTTTCTGAGCCGCCGCGACAGCGCGGAGAAACAGGAGCAGCCGCCGCCTAGCTACAAGCCGCTCTTCCTGGACCGGGGCTACACCTCGGCGCTGCACCTTCCCAGTGCCCCGCGGCCCgcagccccctgccctgccctctgtctGCAGGCCGACCGCGGCCGCCGGGTCTTCCCCAGCTGGACCGACTCAGAGCTCAGCAGCCGCGAGCCCCTGGAGCACGGAGCTTGGCGCCTGCCGGTCTCCATCCCCTTGTTCGGGAGGACTACAGCCGTATAG